GAGCACGGCGCGCCGCCCGCTCGGCCGGCCGGCGCCGCGACCAGCTCAGGCTAGCGCGCCGCGGACCGCGCCGAGCGGGCGATCATGGTGTCGGCCAGCCAGCCGCCTGCAAACCCGCCGATCAGGTGGATCAGGTCGCCGAGGATCAGGCCGCCCATGTCCATCGGACCAAGCACCTGGTGGCCGTACTTCGTGGCGAGGTCGATCTCGGCGTACGCCTTGATCGACGCCCCGACGACGATGAAGATCACCGCCATCGCGATGCCCTGGACCGCGCCCATCCGGCCAGCAATCCGCCCTGCCACGAACGCCCCGATGAACATCGCGATGAACATCAGCGCGGCCCGCGCTCCGAGGTTCGTCTCCAGCGTCTCGGCGGTCACCGCGCCGAGGATCCAGGCCAGCGCCACCGTCACCACCGTGCCGACCAGCACCCCGCGCCACGAGATGACGCTGACGAGGCTGCTGTTCTCCTCCTCGGGCGAAGCGTCGATCTGCCGCTCTGGAGCGACCGGCGGAATAGTCTGTGACATGGAGTCTCCGTAAGGTCAGACTGCTGTCAGATCGTACCATGCGGCCCGTGCCGACTGGCGCGACGGTCCTGGCCCGGACAGCGTCGTTCGAGGCGGCGGATCGTGCCCATGCTATCATCCAACCAGATAGCGCGCGCCTGATACGTACCACGCGCAGTCCGCCGCGACGATCCTCGGCAGACGTCAGGACGCAGGCGCGTCCCCTCCCTTCGCCCCAAGCCCCGCTATGTCGTCGGAGCAACTGGATGAAGATTGTCGTCACGGTCAAGCAGGTTCCCGACCCGGACATCCCACCTACGCACTTCAAAGTCGATGAGGCTGCGCGCACGGTCGTGCCGCCGTCAGGGGTCGCGCCCGTCATGAACGGCTACGATGGGAACGCGCTCGAAGCCGGCCTGCGGCTCAAGGAAAAGTACGGCGGCACCGTCACGGTCGTCACCATCGGTGCATCTGAGGCCCGCGACACGCTCAAGCGCGCGATTGCGATGGGCGCTGACGGGGCAGTCCACGTCAACGATCCGCAGCTTGCGAGCGCCGACAGCTCGACCATCGTTGCCACCCTGGCCGCTGCCATCAAGAAGATCGGCGAGTTCGACCTGATCCTCGCCGGCCGCCAGGCGAGCGACACCGACGCCGGCCAGGTGCCGCTCGGCGTCGCGGAGCTGCTCGGGCTGCCGTCCGTCGCACCGGTCATCGCCATCGAGCAGGCCGGCGCCGGCCTGAAGGTGAACCGGCTGGGCGACGACGGCTACGAGGTCGTCGAGGTCGGGTTGCCGGCCCTGCTGGCCGTCTCCAGCGAGATCGGCGAGCCGCGCTACCCGCCGTTGCGCGGGATCATGGCGGCCGGCCGCGCCAAGATCCCGGAGTGGACGGCGGCGGACCTCGGCATCGATCCCGCGGCCACGAAGCGGTCGACGCTCCGGCGGCTCTACGTCGAGCAGCGCGAGGCGCGGGTCGAGCTGATCGAGGCCGACACGCCCGAAGAGGCCGGCGTCCAGCTTGCCAATCGCCTGCGCGACGCGAAACTGATCTAGCCGCCCGACGCCTCACGGCGCTCGCAACTCCTGGAGGAGAGCAGATGTCTGAGAAGGGCGGCGTCCTGATCGTCGCCGAAACAGCCGAGGGCGGCCTCGCGCCGATCTCTGCCGAGCTGCTGGCGGCAGCGCAGCAACTCGCAGGGAGCCTCGGCGTCTCGACCACCGCCCTGCTGGTCGGCAGCGGCCTGGGTGCCGCCGCCGATGAGCTTGCCGCACTCGGTCCGGGCAGCGTCCTGGTGGCCGACGACGACCGGCTGGCTGATCTGCAGCCGGATGTCGTCGTCTCGACGCTCGCGGCGGCCGTCGCGGCCTGCGAGCCGAAGGTCGTGCTGTTTGGCCACACCAGCGCGTTCCGCGAGAGCGCCGTGCGCCTCGCGTACCGTCTGGGCGCGGCGATCACGACCGACGCGACCGCCGTCCGGGTGGAAGACGGCACTGTCGTCCTGACGAAGCCGGTCTACGGCGGGGCTGCCATCGCAGAGTACGCCAGCGACGGCCCGCTGACCATCGCCACCGTCCGGCCGCGCGTCTACGAAGCCGTCACCGGCGGCGGCAGCGAGGCCGCCATCGAAGCCTTGACCCTGCCCGCCGACCTCGCCTCGCGGACGCGGGTGCTGGAGAACGTCCGCGAGGCCGCGTCGAGCGGTCCGCGCCTGAAGGATGCGAAGATCGTCGTGTCGGGTGGGCGTGGTGTGGGCGGCCCGGAGAACTGGCCGTCCGTCGAGGAGGCGGCAGCCGCGCTCGGGGCGGCCGTGGGCGCGACCCGCGCCGTCACGGATGCCGGCTGGGTGCCGCCGACCCATCAGGTCGGCCTGACCGGCACGACGATCTCGCCAGATCTGTACGTGACCGTGGCCATCTCGGGAGCCGTCCAGCACATCGCAGGCTGCTCCGGCTCGCGCAACATCGTGGCGATCAACAAGGATCCGGACGCCAACATCTTCCGCCACGCCCGCTTTGGCGTGGTCGGTGACTATGCGAAGGTGCTGCCGGCCTTCACGCGCCGAGTGAAGGAGCTGCGGGGTTAGGCGCATGCCTGGAACGACGCGGCGGGGAGGGTTGCTCTCCCGCCGCGGGGCGTGCGCTCGCCTGGTTGCCCTCAGCTGGACGCTGGCGGCCTGCCGACAGGACACCCGACCGGCACAGCTTCGGGGACTGGTGGTGGACGTTCGCATCGCGACGTTCACCCAGATCCAGGGGTTCTCGCTGCGAACGGATGATGGCTCGGTCTACGAGCTGATCGTCGAGGGCGACGTCGGGATCTCGCCCGGCCATCTCCGCGAGCACATGCTCCTGGGCGAGCCGGTCATCGTGACAGTGCGCTACGCCGACGATCTTCAGATCGCCACTCGCGTGGACGACGCCGAGGCCGCGCCATAGTACTCCACCGCGCAGAAGGCGGCGTCGTACCCATCATCCCGAGCGGAGCGAGCGTGCGAGCGCAGTCCAGGGATCTTCCCCTGGACACCCCTGCGAGGAAGATCCCTCCGCTCCGCTCGTTCCTCGTGTAGCTTGCCCTGAGCTTGCCGAATGGGGTCGGGCTGACACACCCCTCACATCCAGCATGGCAACGTACGAGCCTCCCAGCGTCCTATACGAGCTGGGAGATGGCCGCGTCGATCTCTTCGACCGTCGCGATGCCGTCGAACCGCTCCACCACAATGCCGTTGCGGTCCACGAAGAACATCCACGGCTCGCTGGGCAGCCTCCACTCGGTGACGGCGTCGGCCAGCACCTGGTTGCGCGGATCCTTGAAGATCTCGACGTGGACGAACGCCGCCCGATCCTGGTGACGCGGTCGGGCCTGCAGGAGCACGTTCAACTGTGGCGCACAGGTGGCGCTGGTGCAATACCCAGGCGTCGCGAACAGGATCACGGTCGGCTTGCCGGCCGCCAGCACCTGATCCAGACTTGTTGTGTGCAGCTCGCAGGGCGGCGCGGCGCTGCAGAGATCGGCCGGGTCTTTCACGTCGGCCGGGGTCAGCGTCCTGGACCGGATCGCCGGGCTGCCAATCGTCGGCGCGCTGCCCGTCGCCTTGACCTCGAAGCCGGAGCGGATGACCCGCCGCTGGCCCTCGCGCTCCACCGTCGCCTCGATGCCCCAGCGTCCCGGCGCATCGAACTCGACCGGGGCCGTGTAGATGCCTTTGGCCTGCTGCTCGACCCAGCGAAACGTCGCCGGAGCCTCGGCGCGCTTGGTGCCCTCCGTGCCGTTCAGTTGATAGAAGCCGAGCGACACCTGGGCGTTGACGATCGGCTTGTTGCCCTCGTCGATGATCCCGATGGCGAATCGGTTGCGCCCGACCACCAGCTCAGAGGTCGCCATCACGATGGTCGGACCGGCCGGCTTCGGTTTGGCGGCGGCCGTCGGCGGGGCCGGCGGTGGCGCGGCGCAGGCTGTCAGCGCCAGGCCGGCCGCTGCGAGCGGCACGCATTGCAGGAGGCGTCGGCGCGAGATCGCACGGTGATGTGTGCTCATGGTTCACCCGAGAGTACGCGCAGCGCCCTGCGGACGGATGTCCTACGCTGCTGAAGATAGCCGCCGACACGGCTCGCGCGACACTACCATACACCCATGTCCTCAGAGCAGTTCGCAGAGCAGGTGTACGCCCTGGTGCGTCTGGTGCCGCCCGGACGGGTCACCACCTACGGGACCATCGGGCAGGTACTCGGGCGATTCCGGAGCGCACGGCTGGTCGGCTGGGCCATGCGCCACTGTCCGGACGATGTGCCAGCCCATCGCGTGGTCAACGCCCAGGGCGTGCTCAGCGGCGGCTGGGCGTTCGGGCACCCGAGCGTGCAGCGGGCGCTGCTCGAAGACGAGGGCGTGCGTTTCACGGGGCCAGTGCAGTGCGAGCTGGCGAGACACCGCTGGCCCACCGACGACGAGGCCGCGCAGCTCGACCGGCCGGCCGATCCGTGATGCGCTCGTGGCGACGACATCGGAGCGGGCTAGCTGTTGGCTGCGTAACATAAGCGACACCGCACTGTCGCGAGATCGTTCTGGAAACACGTTCCCAGAATCGGCCCGACCAGCGTTTTCTGACGAGTCGACGTGCGTATCATCCTCTCGGAGGCCCTGTGAAGAACGTTGCGCCTGCACTCGCCGCCTTGCTGGCCGGAGCCGCGCTGTTCGCGGCGCCGATCAGCCAGGCCGCCCCGCCGCCGGCGAGCGAATCGGTCCAGCAAGTGCAGCCGGTAGCATCGCCGGCCCCCGCCCGGCCGGCCGCGTCGATCACCTCGCCGTTCCGCGCGAAAAGCCCGGAATACGGGATGAACATCTTCGTGTGGGGCAACCCGACGACGACGGATCGTGACCTCAGTCGCGTCCGCGACGCCGGATTCACCTGGCAGAAGACGTTGTTCAAGTGGCGCGACATCGAGCCGGTGCGCGGCCAGTACGACTGGGGCGAGGCCGACCGCGTCGTGCGGGCGTCGAAGGCCGCCGGGGTGAAGATCATCGCCCGGCTGGACTTCCAGCCCGACTGGGCGCGGGCCGACCGCGCGCACAATGGCCCGCCCGACAACTACGACGATTTCCGACGCTTCGTCGGCGAGCTGGCGAGCCGGTACAGCGCGAACTCCGAGATCGGGCCGCTCCAGGCGATCGAGGTCTGGAACGAGCCGAACCTCGCGCGCGAGTGGGGCAACCAGCCGCTCACGCAGGCCTCGGCCGGCGAGTACGTGCAGTTGCTCAAGGCCGCCTATGAGGCCACCAAGGCCGTCGATCCGAGTATCGCCATCGTGACGGCGGGCCTCTCCCCGACGGGCTGGAACGACGAGACGGCCCGTCCGGACGACATCTACCTCCAGTG
The genomic region above belongs to Chloroflexota bacterium and contains:
- a CDS encoding MGMT family protein: MSSEQFAEQVYALVRLVPPGRVTTYGTIGQVLGRFRSARLVGWAMRHCPDDVPAHRVVNAQGVLSGGWAFGHPSVQRALLEDEGVRFTGPVQCELARHRWPTDDEAAQLDRPADP
- a CDS encoding electron transfer flavoprotein subunit alpha/FixB family protein — protein: MSEKGGVLIVAETAEGGLAPISAELLAAAQQLAGSLGVSTTALLVGSGLGAAADELAALGPGSVLVADDDRLADLQPDVVVSTLAAAVAACEPKVVLFGHTSAFRESAVRLAYRLGAAITTDATAVRVEDGTVVLTKPVYGGAAIAEYASDGPLTIATVRPRVYEAVTGGGSEAAIEALTLPADLASRTRVLENVREAASSGPRLKDAKIVVSGGRGVGGPENWPSVEEAAAALGAAVGATRAVTDAGWVPPTHQVGLTGTTISPDLYVTVAISGAVQHIAGCSGSRNIVAINKDPDANIFRHARFGVVGDYAKVLPAFTRRVKELRG
- a CDS encoding cellulase family glycosylhydrolase; the encoded protein is MKNVAPALAALLAGAALFAAPISQAAPPPASESVQQVQPVASPAPARPAASITSPFRAKSPEYGMNIFVWGNPTTTDRDLSRVRDAGFTWQKTLFKWRDIEPVRGQYDWGEADRVVRASKAAGVKIIARLDFQPDWARADRAHNGPPDNYDDFRRFVGELASRYSANSEIGPLQAIEVWNEPNLAREWGNQPLTQASAGEYVQLLKAAYEATKAVDPSIAIVTAGLSPTGWNDETARPDDIYLQWMYDAGAKAYFDVLGAHGPGFKAPPNISPDEAATSPLWGGHRSFTFRRVEDLRQIMVDNGDANKQIWLLEFGWTTDEVNPAYAWHRVTPDQHAEYLVAAYKWAHQNWSPWIGVMTLWTLPDPQWGPEREELWWAVGNSDGSDRPALTRLRAARQSGELP
- a CDS encoding electron transfer flavoprotein subunit beta/FixA family protein, with translation MKIVVTVKQVPDPDIPPTHFKVDEAARTVVPPSGVAPVMNGYDGNALEAGLRLKEKYGGTVTVVTIGASEARDTLKRAIAMGADGAVHVNDPQLASADSSTIVATLAAAIKKIGEFDLILAGRQASDTDAGQVPLGVAELLGLPSVAPVIAIEQAGAGLKVNRLGDDGYEVVEVGLPALLAVSSEIGEPRYPPLRGIMAAGRAKIPEWTAADLGIDPAATKRSTLRRLYVEQREARVELIEADTPEEAGVQLANRLRDAKLI